From Palaemon carinicauda isolate YSFRI2023 chromosome 41, ASM3689809v2, whole genome shotgun sequence:
TACCAAATGTGTTCCTGGAAATTATTTATGAATttccttgatatattttatataacatcTATGTTACAGTGTTTGAGACTGgagtatattttcaaataaacattTTCTTGAATGTGACCGAAGAATTTGTGAGTAATCAATTTAGCAATATTATGGCTAAATTCTCTTTATTCCTTGCTTACAGAAAACAACTCTTCATTTATAAATCAACTATGGCCGAAGCTCCTCATAAATCAAGAGAATTCCTGAGTATGAAGCAGCGACTCAAAAAAACCATAAGGGATAATTTCAGTGAACCATGCACAACTGAAGAAGGGTTGGAGATCAGAAAACTCCATATGAATGTGCAACATTTGAACAAAGAGGAAAAAATTCAAAAACTCTCTCTCGGACAAAAAAACAACTGTACAAATAAGGTTATAATGTTGGTTGGTGCAACGGGAACGGGAAAAACAACACTGATCAATGCTATGGTGAATTACATATATGGCGTAACATTTGaagatgaattcaggttcatcttAGTTGATAATGATGCTACTAAAAAGTCGGAGGCTGAAAGCCAAACAGACTTTATAACGGCATACACTTTTTATCAAGTACCTGGGATGCCATTTGCTTATAATTATGTTTTGATTGACACTCCAGGCTATGGTGATACAAGAGGAATCCAACGTGACCGGGAGATGGCTAAGCAATTAGAAATCTTTTTGAAACAGGACTTTGGAATCGATGAAGTTGATGCCATAGGTTTTGTGACTCCTGTTTCAGTTGTACGTTTAACACAATCTCAGAGATATGTATTTGAGGGCTTATCATCTCTATTTGGAAaggatgtaaaggaaaatatttacatCATGGCCACGTTTGCAGATGCCAAAAATCCTCCAGTTCAGGAAGCGTTAAAAGAAGTAGGAGTTCATTACGCTGGAATTTATAAATTCAATAACAGTGCCTTATTTTCTCTGAACCATGCAAGTGATTGTGCTCAAGATGACTCGGATTATGATAGTGAAGACTCTCTTCATATTTCTAAATTGTTCTGGGAGTCAGGATACCGAAGCATGAAGAATTTTTTTCTAAAGATATCAAAGACAAGACCAGTAAGCTTACAACTTACCAGAAATGTGTTGAAGGAGCAAAATAAGCTACACTTAGCTGTATGTGATCTTCAAAAGGAGATTCATGTTGGCCTAGTGAAACTTAGTGCATTGAAACAAGAAAGACTAAAGTTATCTCAAATTACTGAAGATGTAAAGGGAAGTTCCAATTTCAAAGAGGAAGTAAATGTAACTAAGATAAGAAAAATTGAGTTAAAACCCATGGAGCATGTAACTAATTGTATTAAATGTAATTATACATGTCACTATCCATGTTCCAGACATGATGATATGAAATGGAGATGCTCATCCATGATACAGGGATACTGTATACGGTGCCCTGCTAAATGTGTTTGGAATGTGCACAAAACCATGAGATTTAGATATGAAAGTACTTTAGTCAAGGAACAAAGGATTGTTCAGAAGTCACTTGAACGCTATCGTCAGGCACAGCTCCGCAAAACCACCAAAGAGGGTGAAATAAGAACTCTGGAAAGAGACATTGATCGTCAATCTTATGTGGTATTATTTATGGTTAAACAAGCTCAAAGTCTCACGAGATGTCTCGATAGAATAGCATTGAGGCCTAACCCCCTCTCTACCAAAGAATACATTGACCTTCTGATTGAATCGGAAAAGATGCAGAAGTCCTTTAATTTGAAGGGTAGAATCCTTATGTTGCAAACTCTCAAACAAGAGGTGGCGATTGTTGAGGGCATAAGGAGTCATCGTCAGGAATCAGGACAAACATTATTGGAATACTTTCAAAATCTTATGGTTCGTTAAAATGTGTAACTTTGAATCGGATCTCAATAACGGAGGCCATGATAGCTGAATAAAATGAATAATCAAAGTACAATGAACTTGAAAATTTCAGAGGGATAATTTGAAAATTCTGTAGTGTTTATGATTTGCTAATTTCAAACACCATTAGAACTATATAAAGTACATTATAAAAGTTAGTTTTATGTCAAACAAAAGTCTGGAAAATATTAGTTAGATCATTATATAAGAAGAGCTTACATGtcaatatatgttttgtatattttgagtcaagtgaaagGTTACTTGTGGTTATATGAAAATGCATACAGGTTCCTTTCTTAGATTTACCTTACTTTCTTGGTAATCGGGTTATAGTGTTTATATTCTTTGTGTTACATTTGTGTGCATAAATGATTTCCTTTCAATTGCATCTATTTGAACTGAAAGGTTCTTCAAATCTTATTTTCACATCATAATTCAACCCTCTATAGTAAAAAAAAGTACTTCAAAGCCAAATTTAAAATGAATGTTTCCTCTTCGAGGAgcgtttcaaataaaaaaaaaaaaaaacaggacttcATTGTAGAAACTTATTGTATAGTTGAATTTGCTGaatatattttctctcattcttgtaTTTCCTACTTTCCTCCGTTACCAATAACTCAAAATAATATAATTGTTTCGAAGAGATCATAAGCTGGGTTAAAAaggattttattattcttaattttcccATCAGTTATTGAAACTTCATATTCATTGacacctgaaatagaaaaaaaatatattacttgctCTATTAGTTCAGTTCTACTTTATAGTGTTTGTTCTGAGCACTGGCTCAAAGAACTACCAAACTAGAATTATCAgtcaatttgtttttgttttccttggCTATTTAGGGTCCTGAACTTCTCCTTTTGGGTTGGTAACTTGAACAGCCCAGGCTACTCCTTCACCAATGCAAGGGCCTTGGACTGGCAGTGGGAAACTTCTTACTTAAATTTTATCTTCTTACCTTCGACAGGATCTCGGGAAAATTTGTGCTACCCTTTTCTTCATTATCACGATGCTGAAGTTTTTCATACCTAATCTATGCTTCCTAGAATATTATTCCATGATCTAACTTAGTTTTGGTCTTATGGATATGATTTTGGAAAAATGGGAATTCTTATTCTTCAAATTACTAGGTTAGAAAATGTCTTGCCAGTAGTAGTTAGCGCTATCTATGTCTTTGCCAAGTCCATTTTGCCAATGCTGTGTCACTTTTACAGGTAATTAGGTCATTCATCTttaatcaagtctctctctctctctctctctctctctctctctctctctctctctctctctcacatgttttCAGTTTTTGGTTATCAATAAATATTGTGCTACATATAAATTTACTGACGTAAATCTTTTCCTATTATAACCTGGTTGGTTTGTATAGATACTGTTATCCAGGTgaccattccatatatatatatatatatatatatatatatatatatatatatatatatatatatatatatatatatatatatatatatatatacatatatatatatatatatatatatatatatatatatatatatatatatatatatatatatatatatatatatatatatatataaatgagtgagaAGAGATGTTTTCAATCATAATTGACCATAGAGATTTTCACTGTTGTTCACGAATTTGAAGAGTATTTTATCTATGGTGTCATATACGTTAAGTAAGAACTTAATTTCGTATTTTGACAAGTAGCTTTTTACAAACACTAAAATAGTAGGCTAGTAAGATGGTTTGGCACATTATGGTTCTGCGAAAGTAAAGTATTAGTGAAGGGTAAATAACTATAAGTTcttttattatggattttttaaagAACGAAAGTTTTAAAAATTAAGACATGTACATTGTTTCCATTTGAGAGAGTCCTATTTGCCTTACTTTATTTTATAAATCCTACTATTTTTTgtgtaaattatgtaaaatttttgTAGCTTGTGACTTCTGTAGAGCAACTGGAAAAGACCTTTTTTGTTTAGCGTTGGTACATTCAAGTTTCTCAGTACGCCTATCATATCTCATGACATAATTTAGTAAAAAATGTagtgttgcctttttttttttttttttttttttagtttggtatAACTTGTTTTCGTTCATTTCATTTATTGttgaataatataataacaaaaataatttttcatttatctcctttttttaatgaaaatatccaATTAATGACAAAGAGAAAAACAATACAAGATACAGGTGGTTTCATATTACATTGCTCTGTTAATAAGCGAATGATGTAGGCCTAATGAAGTCATATAGCTTCAATTtagaatattttctcaattttcacCTCATTCAATCTATATTTCATTAGATGACTCTCTTCTAGCTGTGCAACCTGTTGGGCTACCACTGCCTAAAGTTATTGAGTACAGCAATTAATGTGGCCATTTCACATTCATCCAAATTCACATCTTGCAAGAAAGTAATTTGTTCTGATATCGGGAATGTGAGGTATAGTGTAACCTACCAATTGGGATAATTAAATAGGGATACTATTACAAATAATGCAGTTAATTTCCTAATCATCCCCAATATTCCACAAAACCACTAGTCCAGAACCTGCCAAATTGGAATATACATAAAGCAAATTGATGAAAATTTCCATCATTTTAGTCGgcgaaaattttccattttttttttatgatgccttAAACTTTTCTTAACCACCATTTGTACCGAAGTCCTTTATTCCCAGAACAATTAGAGGAGCCATGTCCCAACCATAACCTTCATGTAACTGAATGCTGTATTGAAGTATGTGAGGGACAAATATTGTTATATGTTTGTATGTCATAAGTTACAGTAGTTCAGAGTACTAATGAAAAAAGTCTGCAGACGATGTTAaactatatatttcattaatttctgtAATTAAAACCTCGATTAGCTTGTCTGGGAAGATGAGATATCGGGCAAGTTCATCCTTAATAAACCTTGCTCCCCTGTCAGTGGCTGACAAACATTCTTGCCAGTATGTGAATTTTCCAAGGAACTCGCCGCACAAATTATTTGCAGAGATAATTAGTAGAGGCTGGTCATGCAAAAGTATCTACTAGAAACaagcatttttaataatttttttcatttattcttataaGCATAAATGGTATATTTCTTTTGTGGTTGtccttttttcattgttttttttttttttatcataattttacatTTTACAAGTTGTGTGGACTTTGCCTATAGTCAATATGCTTTAGATATGGAAGAACCCTATTTTATACATTTCTTCAAAGAATATTATATGCATTTCTCAATTTCTCTATCCATTACaagaaagtttcaagtaaacaGCTGAGAATATCATCATATTCCATATATCATATCAAATGTACTTCCAGAAatgcaagaaataaacaaaaaagccttttaaaaaaagaaaataaacggattttgagcgaagcgaaaaatctatttttgggtgagatggccatgacgtcctaatggaagtttcctttagtagcttccgaagggtatactgtgtatgactacagtgatattcccagagaatcaaaccaaaggtttcacagaattctaacttctggcgcgagtacctttaagattactctcaagggtatcgtatatcatcaggggacgtattcttgacacgccacatggcaatctgcgccccgaatagcctttacgcctcgaggggaaatacgtggcagaatagaagggtaaccgcaacaaagattaccctggttcccctactacaattgtatcaaaaccgcgccaactccctctggcggtcattccttgtagcgttgagcaaggtgctacagatacagtagatcagggggggaaaccgtgaagatcttttcatagaaaagaagggtgggtccatgaggacgtcatggccatctcacccaaaaatagattttcgctttgctcaaaatccgttttttgggctcaagccatgacgtcctaatggaagcataccagagaattaatgtatctgtggttttgtgtcagtgccttaaccttgggacaatatttctactgccaaaagggccaattgagacaaatgacgttaccgttatccgtcatcatcactaagcataacaatgttagtgcttcctgccccctgcagggaagagtcatttttagacgttagaaaaagGCCTCAAggtaacatatattgtatgaacaaacataagtatacactgagaatacaaacggtctcaaggattgtatatattgcggaaccaatatcagtgtcctcatccattgattgtaagcatacaatgatatgagaaatacatacatgaataagttaaggaactctggtattttaaacatgcaattgttgggcgaattaggacgcaactgcattttaatagacatttattcctaataaatgactacatgctaaatgaatgtagcatgataaagaaattatacgagagacatacacagaaattaatgttcccctttttgaaaggggaaaaggatgagtgccactctcaaactgaagaaaagctcttttaacaagacttttctttataatttctgtacatgaaatagtctaacaacgctgtgtactatgtacacacagcactagtggtatccgtataatttcacacctgagattctgaacagatttagtgttaccttgccaacacttattcaaagggaggtcacacgaaaattgctgacccattctccttttaattgatagtcccaatcaatttactgttcatcgcagagctagacgacagggtccaaatagcacctgctgccaccacataatgcttcaatccatagatttgcttagtatagtgtctgtaagacgcattggacaacctccgatcaataggtgaacgaagaggctaaagtccacacactgaaaagttcagtgatgaagcaactttcatccgatcttttatctgcaggagtactgtcaggatccgctccgcaaaAAGGTAGGTGagattcgccctcagttgtagggatagtttgatctaAAGTTTTCTCCtataaagagctgttcctcctgaagtccgaagttctatgaagatagaccttagacgctctagcagacctagagagacatcttccttcagagggcagattctccaggagccccacctcttagtaggtagggcGTCTTTAacgagaaaggttagatcagaaagagatgcagttctcccactaaatgtggccctcatctccggatagggccactatttcactaactctagtctcagaggctatagcgaactgaaaaaataaccttttaggttagatgcttgagtgaacaatcctcattgttcacaggtgaggcataatgtaggaccttgtccaaacaccatgagatgggctttagtggcattgcgagcctaagcctgcacatgttatcgaaaatttattaaagatttcaatcgttagatccatttaaagggcatatagaagaggtctagtcggagCTGACTTGCACAGAgctaatggtccatggatccatagatcccatcaagtgacctctctcgcaaagtcggccatacccttggtgcttactcaagggtttatatggagacaaggccgaagaactagcgttctcatagtatccaaggatacactgcctccttcctcaaaggccaacgtgctgtcggccgccagaccctgaatataggggtggacagagaaggacaggcagatcatgagattgttttcgggctcTTTTTGTAAACAatctacttttcccaagaagactcgtattgtcttctcgttgattagacttgtatttttctaggaattctattttgcctttaagatcccagtctttttcctaaccgttaagggcaagggattcataaaatgaagggatcaggtgtactgtgataaatcgaaggcagaaaacttctgaacctcctggataatcctaggtgcataactaggactagcctcagcctcagttccttcattacatgGAACGGGATGTTCATGGGCTTTCTGGGAGctaacagagcccctcttccctggaaggatctcagcatgtagagggccttccggaggaaatttga
This genomic window contains:
- the LOC137632649 gene encoding uncharacterized protein; this translates as MAKFSLFLAYRKQLFIYKSTMAEAPHKSREFLSMKQRLKKTIRDNFSEPCTTEEGLEIRKLHMNVQHLNKEEKIQKLSLGQKNNCTNKVIMLVGATGTGKTTLINAMVNYIYGVTFEDEFRFILVDNDATKKSEAESQTDFITAYTFYQVPGMPFAYNYVLIDTPGYGDTRGIQRDREMAKQLEIFLKQDFGIDEVDAIGFVTPVSVVRLTQSQRYVFEGLSSLFGKDVKENIYIMATFADAKNPPVQEALKEVGVHYAGIYKFNNSALFSLNHASDCAQDDSDYDSEDSLHISKLFWESGYRSMKNFFLKISKTRPVSLQLTRNVLKEQNKLHLAVCDLQKEIHVGLVKLSALKQERLKLSQITEDVKGSSNFKEEVNVTKIRKIELKPMEHVTNCIKCNYTCHYPCSRHDDMKWRCSSMIQGYCIRCPAKCVWNVHKTMRFRYESTLVKEQRIVQKSLERYRQAQLRKTTKEGEIRTLERDIDRQSYVVLFMVKQAQSLTRCLDRIALRPNPLSTKEYIDLLIESEKMQKSFNLKGRILMLQTLKQEVAIVEGIRSHRQESGQTLLEYFQNLMVR